In Massilia sp. METH4, the genomic window CGGCGGGAACGGCCATGCCACGACCACCGATGCCACGCACGCGGCGCCCGCCGTGATCGGCATGCCCACGAAGTACTTCGGATCGGTGCGGCCCACGCTCACATTGAACCTGGCGAGGCGCAGCGCGCCGCAGGCGACGAAGATGAATGCCGCCAGGCCGCCGGTACGCAGCAGCGTGGGATCGGCGGGCCCGATCTGCACGAAGGCATAGCAATACACCAGCATTGCCGGGCCGATGCCGAAGTTCATCACGTCCGCTATCGAGTCGAGCTGCACGCCGAATTCGGAACTTGTACCGGTGGCACGCGCCACGAAGCCATCCAGCGCGTCGAAGATGCCGGCGAGGACAAGCAGCGCGGCGGCCAGCCGGTAATCGGCGGGAAAGCCGTCGTGTGCATTGTCGACGGAGATGACGATGCTGCCGAAGCCGCAGGCAATCGACAACAACGTGACGGTGCTGGGCAAGGCGAATTTGGCGCGTTGCATGCGCCGGGTGCGCGTGGTCTTCAATTGGCTTGGTCTGTGATGAGTGGACCTTATTGTAACGCCGGTGCCACGGGCGCCGCTTTCCCTTCACTCGTGCCGGTCCCTGGCCACGGTCCAGTTGCACCGGATTTGGCATAGAATCGGTCCATGGCCAGGCTGGCCGGAAGAGACGAGAATGAACATGCGCTTGACGAAGATGCGTATCGAAACGGAAGCGGCGGTGGCGGCACTCATGCTGGCTGCCATGCTGGCTGGCTGCGGTGGCGATGGTGGCGGCAGAACGCCGCTCGCCACCGAGGGCGCCTCCCCGGTCGCACCGGTGGGACAGCAAGGCGCCCCCACCGCCAGCGGCGACACGGCGGCGGACGGCTTCGCATGGTTCAACTATCGCCGCGGCCAGATCGGCCTGGCGGCATTGACCCGGAACTCCCTGATCGATACCGCCGCCGCGGGCCATTCGAACTACCTGCGGCTCAACAATACAGTGTCGCATGACCAGGTGCGCGGCAATGCCGGCTTCACCGGTGTCAAGCTGCGGGACCGGCTGGTCGCCGCCGGCTATACACCCGCGGGGCAGTACGCCTTTGGAGAAGTGATCTCCGGCGCCGGCGACCGCTCCGGCTTCTTCCACGCCGAGGAATTGATCACGGCGATCTATCACCGCTTCCTGGTGTTCGAGCCGGTGTTTCGCGAGATGGGTGTCGGTTCCGCCAGCACGGCCAGTTACACCTGGTTCACCACCAACTTCGCGGCCAGCAACGGTTATGGTCCCGGGGTGGCGCGGGGCAGCGTGGCGACCTACCCGGCCAGCGGCCAGGCGGCGGTGCCCGTCAATTTCATGAGCGACAGCGAATCGCCCGATCCCGTGCCGAACCTGAACGAGGTCGGTTACCCGATCAGCGTGCACGCGAACATTTCATCGGTCCTGGCGGTCACCGGTTTCACGGTTCGCCCCCGCGGCGGTGCCGATCTGCCCGTGCGCCTGCTGGCCAAGGCGGTGGATACGCACACGCCGGAGTCGGCCGCCGCCATCGTTCCCCTCGCCCGTTTGAACAGCGGCACGACCTATGACGTGTCCTTCAGCGGCACCGTGGACAGCGTGCCGGTCACCCGTAACTGGTCGTTCACCACGCAATGAAGCCGGAAGGAACAGCCGGGCCATCGGCCGTGCTGGACGTCGAGCAGGGTATCGCACGGCTGATGGGCAACCAGGAGGTCTATTTCAAGGCCTTGAAGCGCTTCGCCGCGTATGCCGGCGCCGCGCGAGCCATCACCGCGCAGCTGGCGGCAGGCGATCTGGCGGCCGCCAGCCTGACCGCCCATACCCTGAAGGGTGCGGCAAGCCTGCTATGCGCCCTCGAAGTGCACGCCATCGCGATGGAAGTGGAAGCGGCGCTCGCGCAGGGGCGCACGCCACTGCCGATGATGGATGATCTCGAGGCTGCGTTGCAGCGGGTGCGCGAGCGCATCGACGTGACCTTGCCGACGGAACGTGCCGCACCGGCGACCTTCGTGCCGCCCCAACCGATCGGCAATATGCGGGAATTGTTCGACCGCCTGCATGCGCTGCTCGACGAAGGCAACGCCATGGCGATCGATATGCTGGATCAATATGAAACCGTGCTGGAAAAAGCACTGGGTTCCGCCGCCTGGCGGCTCGTGGCGGCGGCGGCGCGTGAAGAAGACTTCGAACGCGCGCTGGCGGCGCTGCGGGTCGCCCGTCCGGCACTTAGGTACTAAGTTGCGCGCTGAGCGCCGGGCGGGCGCATCAGGCACGCCCGAGCATCAACGCGTGTACTGGGCTTCTTCGTCGAACGAGGCCGCGCAGTCCCGGCCGCAAAAGCGCTTCACGCTGTCGAGCGGCTTTTCGCAATACCAGCACGAGCCCTTGGGCGGCAGGGTTTGTCGCGGCTGCGGCGCCGCCATGACAGGCATCATCGTCGCCACGACGTCCGTCGCCACTTGTTCCTGGGTCGTTTCCATGATCTTCCCCTCTCAGACACATCAACTGCTAGCAAGATTACGTCAGTGGAAGTATGCGGACGTGACCAACATCAAGACCGTACAGCTTGTCGCTCGACGCCTCAAACTGTGTTGCTCCAATCAATCATAGCAGCATTAAATCAGGCCAACAGGCCGGGTTACGTGCGCCAACACACGCAACTGACCCATTGGCAGAGTGGTTGCTATCATGCGAAGAGTGACTAAAAAATTTTTCTATGGAAATGAAGGCGCCGATAGGAGACGAACTACCGCCTGCGGGAAAACGGTGCGCGAGCACCGCATCCGGAGTGACGTGAAGCTGCTTATTTGCCGATACAGAACCGGCTGAAGATCACCCCCAGCAGATCATCCGACGAGAACGCCCCGGTAATGGTGGACAGCTGCACCTGCGCCAGGCGCAACTCCTCGGCAAACAGGTCGAGCGACTGATCGGTTTGCGCGGCGTGCTCCTCCGCGCGGTCCAGGTGGCGCGCGGCGGACTTCAGGGCGATCAGGTGGCGCTCGCGGGCCAGGTACAGCGATTCCCCCGTCTGCTGCCAGCCGGCGATGCGCAGCAGCTCCTTGCGCAGCAGGTCGATGCCGGTGTGGTCGTGGGCGGACAGGTAGATGTGCGTGGCATCGTCGCTCGTGTCGATCGACGGCTTGTGGCCGGACAGGTCGATCTTGTTCCAGATCCGCAGCACCGGCACGCCCGGCGGGAAGGCGGCCAGGATCGATTCGTCGGCGCGGGTGGGGCCGTGGTTTGCATCCAGCATGTGCAGGATCACGTCCGCCTTGCCCACTTCTCCCCAGGTGCGCTCGATGCCGATGCGCTCCACGACATCCACCGCTTCGTCGTGGCCGCGGATGCCGGCCGTATCGATGATGTTCAGCGGGATGCCCTCGATCTGGATCGTTTCGCTGACCTTGTCGCGCGTGGTGCCGGCGATCGGCGTGACGATCGCCACGTCCGCCCCGGCCAGCGCATTGAGAAGTGATGACTTACCCACGTTGGGCTGGCCCACCAGCACCACGTTCAGGCCCTCGCGCAGCAGCGCGCCCTGCGAAGCCTGCCGGAACACCCCGTCCAGCGCTTCGACGATGCCGCGCAGCTGGCCGCGCGCATCCGATTTCTCGAGGAAGTCGATTTCCTCCTCGGGGAAGTCCAGCGTGGCCTCCACCAGCATGCGCAGGTGCGTGACGCGGTCGACCAGCCCATGGATTGCCTGCGAGAAGGCACCGGACAGCGACTGCGATGCGGACCTGGCCGCCGCTTCCGTCGATGCGTCGATCAGGTCGGCCACCGCTTCGGCCTGCGCCAGGTCGAGCTTGTCGTTCATGTAGGCGCGGCGCGTGAATTCGCCCGGTTCGGCCAGGCGCAGGCCGATATCGTGCCCTGCCTCCAGCACGCGCTGCAGCAGCATCTGCAGCACGACGGGACCGCCGTGGCCTTGCAGTTCCAGTACGTCTTCGCCCGTGTATGAATGCGGCCCCTTGAAGTAGATCGCGATGCCCTGGTCGACCAGCGTGCCGTCCGCCTGCGTGAACGGAATATAGGTGGCGTGGCGCGGTTTCAGGTCCGCGCCGTTGAACAGCGCCTCGGCCAGCGGGCGCAGGTTCTTGCCGGAGGCACGGACGACGCCGATACCGCCACGGCCCGGAGCGGTGGCGATGGCGGCGATGGGGAAGGTATCGAGATTCATGGGCAAATTTTAATGGAACGAAAAAAAACCCGTGTCGCGCACGGGTTTCAATTGGTGCGGCCGAGCTCGCGCCGCAGCGCGAGCCCTACCGTCAGCGCTTACTTCGCGTCCGGCATCATCTTCTTCGTGATCACCCACTGCTGGGCGATCGAGAACAGGTTGTTGACCACCCAGTACAGCACCAGGCCGGACGGGAAGAACAGGAACATCACCGAGAACGCCAGCGGCATGAACAGCATCATCTTCGCCTGCATCGGATCGGCCGGCTGCGGGTTCAGCTTCATGGTCACGTACATCGAGATCGCGTACAGCACCGGCAGGATGAAGAACGGGTCGGGCTTGGTCAGGTCGGTGATCCAGCCCAGCCACGGCGCGCCGCGCATCTCGACGGAGGAGTTCAGCACCCAGTACAGGGCGATGAAGACCGGCATCTGCACCACGATCGGCAGGCAACCGCCCAGCGGATTGATCTTCTCGGTCTTGTACAGCTCCATCATGGCCTGGTTCATCTTCTGCGGGTCGCCCTTGTAGCGCTCGCGGATGGCCGTCATCTTCGGCGTGACCACCTTCATCTTCGCCATGCTGCGGTAGCTGGCGGCGGACAGCGGGAAGAAGAGCAGCTTGATCAGGATCGTGAAGGCGATGATCGTCCAGCCCCAGTTGTGCACCACGCTGTTGATGTGCTCCATCACCCACCACATCGGCTTGGCGATGATCGTCAGCATGCCGTAGTCCTTCACCAGCTCGAGGCCCGGCGACACGCGTTCCAGCGCCGCTTCGTCCTGCGGGCCGGAGAACAGCTTGGCGGTGTTCGACACCGTGGCACCCGGCGCCAGGGCGCCCAGCGGCTGCACCACGCCGATCGAATAGGTGTTGTGACCTACCTTGCGCGTGAAGATGTCGTGCATCTGCTTCGCTTGCGGCACCAGCGCCGAGACGAAGAAGTGCTGCGAGATCGCCACCCAGCCGTTGTCGGCCTTGGTCGGATGATCCGGCTTGAAGTTCGGGTTTTCGCGCTTGGAGGCGTCTTCCTTCTCCACCTTTTCGAACGACAGCTTCTGGTAATGCTCTTCGGCCGTGTACAGCGTGGGGCCGGTGAAGCTCGGGTTGAACCAGGAGGAGCCTTCGGGCTTGTTGCCGTCATGGACCAGCTGCAGGTACAGCTCCGGGTTCACGGGGGCGGTGCCGGTGTTGGTCACGTCGTGGCGCACGTCGATCGTGTAGTCGCCACGCTTGAAGGTGAACGTCTTGGTCAGGCGCACGCCGCCCTGCTCCGCATCCATCACCAGTTGCACCTGGTTGCTGCCATCGAGCGCGCGCGGGCCCGGGCGCACCGTGAAGCCGGTGTTATGGTTCGGCAGGTTGGCCGCACCCACCAGGCCGGTCTGCGCCAGGTAGACGCGATCGCCCTGCTGCTGGAACAGCTGCTGGTTCTTCGTGGGATCGAAGCCATCCTTGAACTTCAGCAGTTCGAGGCGCTTGATCTGGCCGCCCAGCGTGTCGATGTCCACCTTGAACACGTCGGTCGTGATGGTGACGATCTGGCTCTGGAACGGCGCCGCGTTACCAGGCACGGCGGCCGCGCCGGCGGCGGTACCGACAGCGGCGGGCACGCCGGCGGGCGTGGTCTTGGCGTTGGCCGGTGCGGTCTTGGGCGGTGGCGCCGAGAACATCGACGGCCGGCCGGTGGAGATCATCCACTCGTTCCACAGGGCGACCAGCGAAACAGCGAAGACGATCCACAGGATTGTGCGTTTATTGAGATCCATTGGGTCAAGTCAGGAGTGGTTGCAACCGCAAGCGGTCGATGAGGAATGCTTCGGCGGTACGGGATCGAACCCGCCCGCGTTCCACGGGTGGCAGCGGCAGACGCGGCACACGGCCAGCCAGCTGCCTTTCGCCGTGCCGTGCTCGCGCAGCGCGTCGATCGCGTAAGTCGAGCAGCTCGGGTAGAAACGGCAGCTGGGCGGCAGCAGCGGACTGATGGCGACCTTGTAGGCCCGCAGTAGAAGGATCAGCAGCTTCATTGCCGCGCCTTCGACTGCGCCGCGAACAGGCGCGCCAGTTCGACGCGCAAGGCGGCCTTCAGTTTTGCGCTGGTGGCCGGATCGGCCTTGGTGTTGACCGGCTTGGCCAGGCGCACGACACAGTCGATGGCAGGCAAGCCCGTGGTACGGAACAGTTCGCGCGTCAGGCGCTTGATGGTATTGCGCGTGACCGCGCGAGGTGCGAGGCGTTTGGCAACGACAACGCCCAGCCGCGCATGAGGCAGCTGATTCTGGCGGGTATAGAGCACGAAGTGCGCGCTTTTCTGGGCCGGGCGCAAACGAAAAACGGATGAAAATTCATCCGTTTTAACGATGCGCCGAGCGCGCGCGAAGTCGTGGGAACCAGCGCCTGAAGAGCCGTTGGAACAGCTATCCACTCAGCAGCCGAGCGATGGCTTATACAGCCAGGCGCTTGCGGCCCTTGGCACGGCGTGCGTTCAGAACCTGGCGGCCACCACGGGTAGCCATACGTGCACGGAAACCGTGGGTACGCTTGCGGCGCACGACGGAAGGTTGGTAAGTACGTTTCATGTTGGTCTCGCTAAAGAAGCAAAAAAATGCAAAATCGGGCTGCCGCACCGCTGAACAGGTCAGACCGGACGCCAGTTTGTCCCTTCAGGTATTGGTGCCAATGACATTTCGCGCACTTATGCCAACACGTCCGGCACAAGCTGGCCAATCTCATCGCCCGCATGGATCCGCGCTGATCGTAAACTGAAAAAACACGGAGTACGGGCGGGGAACCCTGAATTATCAGCATTCAGGCATGCCTTGTCAACAGCGGAACCTGGCCGATACAGGGCTTTGCGGCCGAATTTTCAGTAAATTCCGGCACAACCCTGTGGATAACTTGTGGGGTTCGGAGTTAGAATAGCGTGTTACGTGTGGCGCATATGGACCTTGCCGCTGTTGCTTGCAGCGGACACGAACTTCGTGATTCCTGCCGGCGGCTTGCCGCGCCGGCATCGGGTCCATGCTGCCCTCCCACAGCTTTTGCAGATAGACGATTCATGGAAAATTTCTGGCAGACCTGTTCCGCCCAACTGGAACTGGAGCTGACGCCGCAACAATTCAGCGCGTGGATCAAACCACTGGTGCCGCTCGATTACGAGAACGGCAAGCTGCGCATCGCGGCGCCCAACCGCTTCAAGCTCGACTGGGTGAAGACCCAGTTCGCCAGCCGCATCACCGCCCTTGCGTCGCAATACTGGGAGGCGCCCATCGAGGTGCAGTTCGTGCTCGACCCGCGCCTGAACCCGCCTCGCGCAAAACCGGCCGAGAGTGCCAGCAGCGCGGCGGGGGCACCGAACGGCTCCAGCGTGCCGCCCGTGCATCCGGCGGACGTGCGCACCGGCGATCCGGTTACGCCGCCGGCCGGCAACGAATACGCGAACCAGCGCGGCCGCGAGCAAAGCCGTATCAATACCGACCTCACGTTCGAAAGCTTCGTGACCGGTAAGGCGAACCAGCTGGCGCGGGCCGCGGCGATCCAGGTCGCCAACAACCCCGGCGTGTCGTACAACCCGCTGTTCTTCTACGGCGGCGTGGGCCTGGGTAAAACCCACCTGATCCATGCAATCGGCAACCAGGTGATGGCCGACCAGCCCGGCGCCCGCATCCGCTACATCCACGCCGAACAGTACGTGCGCGACGTGGTGACGGCTTACCAGCGCAAGGGCTTCGACGACTTCAAGCATTACTACCACTCGCTGGACATGCTGCTGATCGACGATATCCAGTTCTTCGGCGGCAAAAGCCGCACGCAGGAAGAATTCTTCTACGCGTTCGAGGCGCTGATCGCGGCGAAGAAGCAGATCATCATCACTTCGGACACGTATCCGAAGGAGATCACGGGCATGGACGACCGCCTGATCTCCCGCTTCGACTCCGGCCTGACGGTGGCGATCGAGCCGCCCGAGCTGGAAATGCGCGTGGCGATCCTGCTGAAGAAGGCGAAGTCGGAAGGCGTGACGCTGTCGGACGACGTGGCCTTCTTCGTGGCCAAGCACCTGCGCTCGAACGTGCGCGAACTGGAAGGCGCGCTGCGCAAGATCCTGGCCTACTCGCGCTTCCACGGCAAAGACATCTCGATCGACATCGTGAAGGAAGCGCTGAAGGACCTGCTCTCCGTGCAGAACCGCCAGATCAGCGTGGAGAACATCCAGAAGACGGTGGCCGACTTCTTCAACATCAAGGTCGCGGACATGTACTCGAAGCGCCGCCCCGCCAACATCGCGCGGCCGCGCCAGATCGCGATGTACCTGGCGAAGGAGCTCACGCAGAAGAGCTTGCCCGAGATCGGCGAGCTGTTCGGCGGACGCGACCACACCACGGTGCTGCACGCCGTGCGCAAGATCGCGCAGGACCGTACCAAGAATCCGGAGTGCAACCATGAGTTGCACGTGCTGGAGCAAACTCTTAAGGGCTGAGCGGCGAATTCGTGGAGCACTGCTCCACGGCCGCTCAGCGGGCGGGGCTTGCAAGCCCCGCCCTGGTGAGGACGGCTGCTCCGCCAGGACGCTCTCGGTCTGCTTTGCCTTATCATCTAGAACTCAGCAATAACCTGAACATTTAATCTTTTATCGAGGATATCCATGCAACTGGTCAAAACCACCCGAGATACGCTACTCCGGCCACTGCAGATCGTGAGCGGTATTGTCGAGCGTCGGCATACGATGCCGATTCTGGCCAATATCCTCATCCGCAAGGAAGGCGAAGCGGTCTCGTTCCTGTCCACCGACACGGAAGTGCAGATCACCACCAACGCCAACATCGGCTCCGGCGACGAAGTCACCGGCACCACGGTCGCGGCCCGCAAGCTGCTGGACATCCTGCGCGCGTTGCCGGAATCGGGCGACGTGTCGCTGACGCTGGTGAACAAGCGCCTGACCGTGCAGAGCGGTAAATCGCGCTTCGCCCTGCAAACGCTG contains:
- the pssA gene encoding CDP-diacylglycerol--serine O-phosphatidyltransferase; amino-acid sequence: MQRAKFALPSTVTLLSIACGFGSIVISVDNAHDGFPADYRLAAALLVLAGIFDALDGFVARATGTSSEFGVQLDSIADVMNFGIGPAMLVYCYAFVQIGPADPTLLRTGGLAAFIFVACGALRLARFNVSVGRTDPKYFVGMPITAGAACVASVVVAWPFPPETSLHGWLMVGLLFVVGSLMVSTIRFPSSKQKKSAAALVLLLVNVGLLVWLRFYYFVLFFVVYILGTLALNLAWKSGWKGIAPPLVYDED
- a CDS encoding CAP domain-containing protein — its product is MNMRLTKMRIETEAAVAALMLAAMLAGCGGDGGGRTPLATEGASPVAPVGQQGAPTASGDTAADGFAWFNYRRGQIGLAALTRNSLIDTAAAGHSNYLRLNNTVSHDQVRGNAGFTGVKLRDRLVAAGYTPAGQYAFGEVISGAGDRSGFFHAEELITAIYHRFLVFEPVFREMGVGSASTASYTWFTTNFAASNGYGPGVARGSVATYPASGQAAVPVNFMSDSESPDPVPNLNEVGYPISVHANISSVLAVTGFTVRPRGGADLPVRLLAKAVDTHTPESAAAIVPLARLNSGTTYDVSFSGTVDSVPVTRNWSFTTQ
- a CDS encoding Hpt domain-containing protein produces the protein MLDVEQGIARLMGNQEVYFKALKRFAAYAGAARAITAQLAAGDLAAASLTAHTLKGAASLLCALEVHAIAMEVEAALAQGRTPLPMMDDLEAALQRVRERIDVTLPTERAAPATFVPPQPIGNMRELFDRLHALLDEGNAMAIDMLDQYETVLEKALGSAAWRLVAAAAREEDFERALAALRVARPALRY
- the mnmE gene encoding tRNA uridine-5-carboxymethylaminomethyl(34) synthesis GTPase MnmE, coding for MNLDTFPIAAIATAPGRGGIGVVRASGKNLRPLAEALFNGADLKPRHATYIPFTQADGTLVDQGIAIYFKGPHSYTGEDVLELQGHGGPVVLQMLLQRVLEAGHDIGLRLAEPGEFTRRAYMNDKLDLAQAEAVADLIDASTEAAARSASQSLSGAFSQAIHGLVDRVTHLRMLVEATLDFPEEEIDFLEKSDARGQLRGIVEALDGVFRQASQGALLREGLNVVLVGQPNVGKSSLLNALAGADVAIVTPIAGTTRDKVSETIQIEGIPLNIIDTAGIRGHDEAVDVVERIGIERTWGEVGKADVILHMLDANHGPTRADESILAAFPPGVPVLRIWNKIDLSGHKPSIDTSDDATHIYLSAHDHTGIDLLRKELLRIAGWQQTGESLYLARERHLIALKSAARHLDRAEEHAAQTDQSLDLFAEELRLAQVQLSTITGAFSSDDLLGVIFSRFCIGK
- the yidC gene encoding membrane protein insertase YidC, which gives rise to MDLNKRTILWIVFAVSLVALWNEWMISTGRPSMFSAPPPKTAPANAKTTPAGVPAAVGTAAGAAAVPGNAAPFQSQIVTITTDVFKVDIDTLGGQIKRLELLKFKDGFDPTKNQQLFQQQGDRVYLAQTGLVGAANLPNHNTGFTVRPGPRALDGSNQVQLVMDAEQGGVRLTKTFTFKRGDYTIDVRHDVTNTGTAPVNPELYLQLVHDGNKPEGSSWFNPSFTGPTLYTAEEHYQKLSFEKVEKEDASKRENPNFKPDHPTKADNGWVAISQHFFVSALVPQAKQMHDIFTRKVGHNTYSIGVVQPLGALAPGATVSNTAKLFSGPQDEAALERVSPGLELVKDYGMLTIIAKPMWWVMEHINSVVHNWGWTIIAFTILIKLLFFPLSAASYRSMAKMKVVTPKMTAIRERYKGDPQKMNQAMMELYKTEKINPLGGCLPIVVQMPVFIALYWVLNSSVEMRGAPWLGWITDLTKPDPFFILPVLYAISMYVTMKLNPQPADPMQAKMMLFMPLAFSVMFLFFPSGLVLYWVVNNLFSIAQQWVITKKMMPDAK
- the yidD gene encoding membrane protein insertion efficiency factor YidD; the encoded protein is MKLLILLLRAYKVAISPLLPPSCRFYPSCSTYAIDALREHGTAKGSWLAVCRVCRCHPWNAGGFDPVPPKHSSSTACGCNHS
- the rnpA gene encoding ribonuclease P protein component, whose translation is MDSCSNGSSGAGSHDFARARRIVKTDEFSSVFRLRPAQKSAHFVLYTRQNQLPHARLGVVVAKRLAPRAVTRNTIKRLTRELFRTTGLPAIDCVVRLAKPVNTKADPATSAKLKAALRVELARLFAAQSKARQ
- the rpmH gene encoding 50S ribosomal protein L34; the protein is MKRTYQPSVVRRKRTHGFRARMATRGGRQVLNARRAKGRKRLAV
- the dnaA gene encoding chromosomal replication initiator protein DnaA, which encodes MENFWQTCSAQLELELTPQQFSAWIKPLVPLDYENGKLRIAAPNRFKLDWVKTQFASRITALASQYWEAPIEVQFVLDPRLNPPRAKPAESASSAAGAPNGSSVPPVHPADVRTGDPVTPPAGNEYANQRGREQSRINTDLTFESFVTGKANQLARAAAIQVANNPGVSYNPLFFYGGVGLGKTHLIHAIGNQVMADQPGARIRYIHAEQYVRDVVTAYQRKGFDDFKHYYHSLDMLLIDDIQFFGGKSRTQEEFFYAFEALIAAKKQIIITSDTYPKEITGMDDRLISRFDSGLTVAIEPPELEMRVAILLKKAKSEGVTLSDDVAFFVAKHLRSNVRELEGALRKILAYSRFHGKDISIDIVKEALKDLLSVQNRQISVENIQKTVADFFNIKVADMYSKRRPANIARPRQIAMYLAKELTQKSLPEIGELFGGRDHTTVLHAVRKIAQDRTKNPECNHELHVLEQTLKG